From Pseudoxanthomonas sp. CF385, a single genomic window includes:
- a CDS encoding polyprenyl synthetase family protein gives MAVVESPRPALGLADIQSLAGADMGAVDALIRARLASDVVLINQIADHIISAGGKRLRPMLVVLAGLACGPATPDHHQLAAIIEFIHTSTLLHDDVVDESDLRRGRSTANALWGNAPSVLVGDFLYSRSFQLMVELDRMDVMRLLADTTNRIAEGEVLQLLHVHNPDTDEAAYLRVIERKTAVLFAAGTQLGALASGADAVTQRRLYDYGMALGYAFQIADDVLDYTADADALGKNLGDDLAEGKATLPLIHAIRHSETGIADRLRAIVQAGEADAMPEVLAAIRATGGLDYSRERAHHYATLAEQALDDLPESDALAALRGLARYAVERGH, from the coding sequence CGACATGGGGGCCGTCGACGCCCTGATCCGCGCCCGGCTGGCCTCCGACGTGGTCCTGATCAACCAGATCGCCGACCACATCATCTCGGCGGGCGGCAAGCGCCTGCGGCCGATGCTGGTCGTCCTGGCCGGGCTGGCCTGCGGACCGGCCACGCCAGACCACCACCAGCTGGCGGCCATCATCGAGTTCATCCATACCTCCACGCTGCTGCATGACGACGTGGTGGACGAGTCCGACCTGCGCCGCGGCCGCAGCACGGCCAATGCCCTGTGGGGCAACGCGCCCAGCGTGCTGGTCGGCGACTTCCTGTACTCGCGCAGCTTCCAGTTGATGGTGGAGCTGGACCGCATGGACGTGATGCGCCTGCTGGCCGATACCACCAATCGGATCGCCGAGGGCGAGGTGCTGCAGTTGCTGCATGTCCATAACCCGGATACGGACGAAGCAGCCTACCTGCGCGTGATCGAACGCAAGACCGCCGTGCTGTTCGCGGCGGGCACCCAGTTGGGGGCGCTGGCCTCGGGCGCCGATGCCGTCACCCAGCGTCGCCTCTACGACTACGGCATGGCGCTGGGGTATGCCTTCCAGATCGCGGACGACGTGCTCGACTACACGGCCGATGCGGACGCGCTGGGCAAGAACCTGGGCGACGACCTAGCCGAAGGCAAGGCGACATTGCCGCTGATCCACGCCATCCGCCATTCGGAAACCGGCATCGCGGACCGCCTGCGCGCCATCGTGCAGGCCGGCGAAGCAGACGCCATGCCCGAGGTGCTGGCGGCGATCCGCGCGACCGGCGGCCTGGACTACAGCCGCGAACGTGCCCATCACTACGCGACGCTGGCCGAGCAGGCGCTGGACGACCTGCCGGAATCCGACGCGCTCGCCGCCCTGCGCGGCCTAGCGCGCTACGCGGTGGAACGCGGGCACTGA
- a CDS encoding bifunctional aspartate kinase/diaminopimelate decarboxylase: MPSATPASDRWIVLKFGGTSVSRRHRWNTIGKLAKQRADEQGARVLVVVSALSGVTNELTAIADGAADSAERVAKLEQRHREFLTELELDADAVLGDRLAALRNLLTDPRAASRALDWQAEVLGQGELLSSTLGAAYLRTQGLDFGWVDARHWLQANFLPNQSAWAQRLSVSCNTAPDQDWRRAFAGQPAALLLTQGFISRHADGGTAILGRGGSDTSAAYFGALLGAQRVEIWTDVPGMFSANPREVPDARLLTRLDYYEAQEIATTGAKVLHPRSIKPCRDAGVAMAILDTERPELPGTTIDGNAVTVPGVKAVSRRNGIVLVSMEGIGMWQQVGFLADVFARFKKHGLSVDLIGSSETNVTVSLDPSENLVSTDVLAALSADLAEICRVKVIAPCTAITLVGRGMRSLLHKLSDVWAMFGRERVHLISQSSNDLNLTFVIDEADADGMLPLLHEALIESGAMPTDEASVFGPSWREINGAVRHRGVRWWSAPAARERLLALAQEGTPRYVYNVDIVRARARALAAITAVDHRFFAIKANSHPAILRALVEEGFGLECVSRGELERVFETVPALSMERVLFTPSFAPREEYAFALERGINVTLDNVEALQQWPEVFRGRRLWLRVDLGRGDGHHDKVKTGGKTSKFGLPLAKLDAFLAAARAVDVRIVGLHAHLGSGVESAQHWNQIADELGGLADQIGTIETIDIGGGLPIPYAEGDEPFDLAAWGEGLAAIKAAYPAYQLVIEPGRYLVAESGALLARVTQVVEKLGIRRVGSDAGMHTLVRPALYDAWHDVANLSRLDDAEQEPFDVVGPICESSDIFGKRRKLPSATAEGDVLLFSDAGAYGFVMASHYNLRGLPAEDVIESGADHEAAR, translated from the coding sequence ATGCCCTCTGCCACCCCCGCGTCTGATCGTTGGATCGTCCTCAAGTTCGGCGGCACCTCGGTGTCGCGTCGCCATCGCTGGAACACGATCGGCAAACTGGCGAAACAGCGGGCGGACGAACAGGGCGCGCGCGTGCTGGTGGTGGTGTCGGCGCTGTCCGGCGTCACCAACGAGCTGACGGCGATTGCCGACGGCGCTGCCGACAGTGCCGAACGCGTGGCGAAGCTGGAGCAGCGCCACCGCGAGTTCCTCACCGAATTGGAGCTGGACGCCGACGCGGTGCTGGGCGACCGCCTTGCGGCGCTGCGCAACCTGCTGACCGATCCGCGTGCGGCGAGCCGCGCGCTGGACTGGCAGGCCGAGGTGCTCGGCCAGGGCGAGCTGCTGTCGTCCACGCTCGGTGCGGCCTACCTGCGCACGCAGGGCCTGGATTTCGGCTGGGTCGATGCGCGGCACTGGCTGCAGGCGAACTTCCTGCCCAACCAGAGCGCGTGGGCGCAGCGCCTCTCGGTGTCGTGCAACACCGCGCCGGACCAGGACTGGCGCCGCGCGTTCGCGGGCCAGCCTGCCGCGCTGCTGCTGACGCAAGGTTTCATCTCGCGGCATGCGGATGGCGGCACCGCCATCCTCGGTCGCGGCGGCTCGGACACCTCCGCCGCGTATTTCGGCGCGCTGCTCGGCGCGCAGCGCGTGGAGATCTGGACCGACGTACCCGGCATGTTCAGTGCGAATCCGCGCGAGGTGCCGGATGCGCGCCTGCTGACGCGCCTGGATTACTACGAAGCGCAGGAAATCGCGACCACCGGCGCGAAGGTGTTGCATCCGCGTTCGATCAAGCCGTGCCGTGATGCCGGCGTGGCGATGGCGATCCTCGATACCGAGCGCCCGGAACTGCCGGGCACGACGATCGACGGCAACGCGGTGACGGTGCCCGGCGTGAAGGCGGTCAGCCGCCGCAACGGCATCGTGCTGGTGTCGATGGAAGGCATCGGCATGTGGCAGCAGGTCGGCTTCCTCGCCGACGTGTTCGCGCGCTTCAAGAAGCACGGGCTGTCGGTGGACCTGATTGGTTCGTCGGAGACCAACGTTACCGTCTCGCTGGATCCCAGCGAGAATCTGGTCAGCACCGACGTGCTCGCTGCGCTGTCGGCCGATCTGGCCGAGATCTGCCGGGTGAAGGTGATCGCGCCGTGTACGGCCATCACCCTGGTCGGCCGTGGCATGCGCTCGCTGCTGCACAAGCTGTCCGATGTATGGGCGATGTTCGGCCGCGAGCGCGTGCACCTGATCTCGCAGTCGTCGAACGACCTCAACCTGACCTTCGTGATCGACGAAGCCGACGCCGACGGCATGCTGCCGCTGCTGCACGAAGCGCTCATCGAGAGCGGCGCCATGCCGACCGACGAGGCCAGCGTGTTCGGCCCCAGCTGGCGCGAGATCAACGGCGCCGTGCGCCACCGCGGCGTGCGCTGGTGGAGCGCGCCGGCCGCACGCGAACGCCTGCTTGCGCTGGCGCAGGAAGGTACGCCGCGCTACGTGTACAACGTGGACATCGTCCGCGCTCGGGCCCGTGCGCTGGCCGCCATCACGGCCGTCGATCATCGTTTCTTTGCCATCAAGGCCAATTCGCATCCCGCCATCCTGCGGGCGCTGGTGGAAGAGGGCTTCGGCCTGGAGTGCGTGTCGCGCGGTGAACTGGAACGTGTGTTCGAGACCGTGCCCGCGCTGTCGATGGAGCGCGTGCTGTTCACCCCGAGCTTCGCGCCGCGCGAGGAATACGCGTTCGCGCTGGAGCGCGGCATCAACGTCACTCTCGACAACGTCGAAGCGCTGCAGCAGTGGCCCGAGGTGTTCCGCGGTCGCCGCCTGTGGCTGCGCGTAGACCTGGGACGCGGCGACGGCCACCACGACAAGGTGAAGACCGGTGGCAAAACCTCCAAGTTCGGCTTGCCGCTGGCGAAGCTGGACGCGTTCCTCGCCGCGGCGCGTGCGGTGGACGTGCGCATCGTCGGCCTGCATGCGCACCTGGGCAGCGGCGTGGAGAGCGCCCAGCACTGGAACCAGATCGCCGACGAACTCGGCGGCCTGGCCGACCAGATCGGCACCATCGAGACGATAGACATCGGCGGTGGCCTGCCGATTCCCTATGCCGAAGGCGACGAGCCGTTCGACCTGGCCGCATGGGGCGAAGGCCTGGCGGCGATCAAGGCCGCTTACCCGGCGTACCAACTGGTGATCGAGCCCGGTCGCTATCTGGTGGCCGAATCCGGCGCGCTGCTGGCGCGTGTGACCCAGGTGGTGGAGAAGCTGGGCATCCGCCGCGTCGGCAGCGATGCCGGCATGCACACGCTGGTGCGGCCCGCGCTGTACGACGCGTGGCACGACGTCGCCAACCTGTCGCGCCTGGACGACGCGGAACAGGAGCCGTTCGACGTGGTGGGCCCGATCTGCGAGTCCAGCGACATCTTCGGCAAGCGCCGCAAGCTGCCGTCGGCGACGGCCGAGGGCGACGTGCTGCTGTTCTCCGATGCCGGCGCCTACGGGTTCGTGATGGCCAGCCATTACAACCTGCGGGGCTTGCCGGCAGAGGATGTGATTGAATCGGGCGCGGACCATGAAGCCGCGCGCTGA
- a CDS encoding dienelactone hydrolase family protein: protein MRRMLLLPCLLSLLWSPLLLAAPVAKPVEWKIGGDTFAGVLVYDDAVKQPRPGLVMVPNWKGVNESAIEKARLVAGDDYVVLVADVYGKSIRPKTDAEAGPVATAMRADRPKLRARVQKAVEVLKQQPGTLVDAARIGAFGYCFGGSTVLELVRAGDALSGVVSLHGGLATDLPAAGPVKSPVLVLNGGDDSYVSAAEITAFQDEMRKAGADWQFVSFGGAVHCFAESDAQNPPGCVYHAPSAKRAYRMMADFFRDAFAR, encoded by the coding sequence ATGCGCCGCATGTTGCTGTTGCCCTGCCTGCTGTCCCTGCTGTGGTCGCCCCTGCTGCTGGCCGCGCCCGTAGCCAAGCCCGTGGAATGGAAGATCGGCGGGGATACGTTCGCCGGCGTGCTCGTCTACGACGATGCGGTGAAACAACCGCGTCCTGGCCTGGTGATGGTGCCCAACTGGAAGGGCGTGAACGAATCCGCGATCGAGAAGGCGCGCCTGGTCGCCGGCGACGACTACGTGGTGTTGGTGGCCGACGTGTACGGCAAGAGCATCCGGCCGAAGACCGACGCGGAAGCGGGCCCGGTCGCCACCGCCATGCGTGCCGATCGACCGAAGTTGCGTGCCCGTGTGCAGAAGGCCGTCGAGGTACTGAAGCAGCAGCCGGGGACTCTGGTGGACGCTGCGCGCATCGGTGCGTTCGGCTACTGCTTCGGCGGCAGCACGGTACTGGAACTCGTCCGCGCCGGCGATGCGTTGTCGGGCGTCGTCAGCCTGCATGGCGGGCTCGCCACCGATCTGCCGGCGGCCGGGCCGGTGAAGTCGCCGGTGCTGGTGCTCAATGGTGGCGACGACAGCTACGTGTCCGCAGCGGAAATCACCGCCTTCCAGGACGAGATGCGCAAGGCCGGCGCCGACTGGCAGTTCGTCAGTTTCGGCGGCGCGGTGCACTGCTTCGCCGAATCCGATGCGCAGAATCCGCCGGGCTGCGTGTACCACGCGCCATCGGCGAAGCGGGCTTACCGGATGATGGCGGACTTTTTCCGGGACGCATTCGCCCGGTGA
- the murL gene encoding UDP-N-acetyl-alpha-D-muramoyl-L-alanyl-L-glutamate epimerase — protein sequence MSNFDKSSIRTFRFVRCAFDAESGVARLVYAFDDGPELTETVTIPGAPFALDATRAQAVEQAVRLLHLITGVSYYKAAVPNEIRIDGYAIDAATAVLMEQVYVHGLGEFAYRNGLSLHGRVRFPVGAQAPSAAPAAGLREHALVAIGGGKDSLVSIEALRGAGIEQTVTWIGGSQLIAACAARTGLPTLNIGRALAPELFEYNRQGAWNGHIPVTAINSAIMVLAALLQGVDQVVFSNERSASYGSMIPGTGEVNHQWSKGWAFERAFGAHVQSHVAADLQYYSLLRPLSELAVARQFARTDHYDAHFSSCNRNFHLLGERPTNRWCGVCPKCHFVFLALAPFMPKPRLVGIFGRNLLDDANQTGGFDALLEYQDHKPFECVGEGQESRAAMATLGDRPEWREDVIVARFNREIRPQLDASELVVAPLLEIGGEHRIPAALWERLRANFAA from the coding sequence ATGAGTAATTTCGACAAATCCAGCATCCGCACCTTCCGTTTCGTCCGCTGCGCTTTCGACGCGGAGAGCGGTGTCGCGCGGTTGGTGTACGCCTTCGACGACGGCCCGGAGCTGACCGAGACCGTGACGATCCCCGGCGCGCCGTTCGCGCTGGACGCCACGCGCGCGCAGGCCGTCGAGCAGGCGGTGCGCCTGCTGCACCTGATCACCGGCGTCAGCTACTACAAGGCCGCCGTGCCGAACGAGATCCGCATCGACGGCTACGCCATCGATGCTGCTACCGCCGTGCTGATGGAGCAGGTGTACGTGCACGGGCTGGGCGAGTTCGCGTACCGGAATGGCCTGAGCCTGCACGGCCGCGTGCGCTTCCCGGTCGGTGCCCAGGCGCCGTCGGCCGCGCCGGCGGCGGGGCTGCGCGAGCACGCACTGGTCGCCATCGGTGGCGGCAAGGATTCGCTGGTCAGCATCGAGGCGCTGCGTGGCGCCGGCATCGAGCAGACCGTCACCTGGATCGGCGGCTCGCAGCTGATCGCCGCCTGCGCCGCCCGCACCGGCCTGCCGACGCTCAACATCGGTCGCGCGCTGGCGCCGGAGCTGTTCGAATACAACCGGCAGGGCGCGTGGAACGGCCACATCCCGGTGACTGCCATCAACTCGGCGATCATGGTGCTGGCGGCGTTGCTGCAGGGCGTCGACCAGGTCGTGTTCTCCAACGAACGCTCGGCCAGCTACGGCAGCATGATTCCCGGCACCGGCGAGGTGAACCACCAGTGGTCGAAGGGCTGGGCGTTCGAGCGCGCGTTCGGTGCGCACGTGCAGTCGCACGTGGCCGCGGACCTGCAGTACTACTCGCTGCTGCGACCGCTGTCGGAACTGGCGGTGGCGCGGCAGTTCGCCCGCACCGATCACTACGACGCGCATTTCTCCAGCTGCAACCGCAATTTCCACCTGCTGGGCGAGCGCCCGACCAACCGCTGGTGCGGCGTGTGCCCGAAGTGCCACTTCGTATTCCTGGCGCTGGCGCCGTTCATGCCCAAGCCGCGCCTGGTGGGCATCTTCGGCCGTAACCTGCTCGACGACGCGAACCAGACCGGTGGCTTCGACGCGCTGCTGGAATACCAGGACCACAAGCCGTTCGAATGCGTCGGCGAAGGCCAGGAGTCGCGTGCGGCGATGGCCACGCTGGGCGACCGGCCGGAGTGGCGCGAGGACGTGATCGTCGCGCGCTTCAACCGCGAGATCCGGCCGCAGCTCGATGCCTCGGAACTGGTGGTAGCGCCATTGCTGGAGATCGGTGGCGAACACCGCATCCCCGCCGCGCTGTGGGAGCGCCTGCGTGCGAATTTCGCAGCTTGA
- the murD gene encoding UDP-N-acetylmuramoyl-L-alanine--D-glutamate ligase: MRISQLEGRRVALWGWGREGRAAHHSVRERLPSLPLTLFCNEQEAADAAALGDPHLAVETEATAARLSAFEIVIKSPGISPNTPVAVAATEAGTRFIGGTGLWFGEHAGDDGVVAHTFCVTGTKGKSTTTSLLAHLLRAAGKRTVLAGNIGLPMLEVLDPQPAPDEWAIELSSYQTGDVAASGAHPDVAIVLNLFPEHLDWHGSEARYIEDKLKLVTAARPRIAVLNAADPRLAALELPHSDVRWFNRADGWHLREDDLYRGDVFVMDTRPLPLPGRHNRSNLCAVLTALEARGIDALPLAAHAQSFRPLPNRLQAMGTRDGITWVNDSISTTPHATLAALECFAGRRIALLVGGHDRGVDWSDFAAHMRHDAPATIITMGANGPRIHALLAPVAREGGFSLIAVETLPEATAAAREALGDDGVVLLSPGAPSFGQYRDYVARGRHFAELAGFDPDAITSIPGLGTG; this comes from the coding sequence GTGCGAATTTCGCAGCTTGAGGGCCGGCGTGTCGCACTGTGGGGCTGGGGACGCGAAGGTCGCGCCGCCCACCACTCGGTGCGCGAACGCCTGCCGTCGCTGCCGCTGACGCTGTTCTGCAACGAACAGGAAGCCGCGGACGCCGCGGCGCTGGGCGATCCGCACCTCGCGGTGGAGACCGAGGCGACAGCCGCGCGGCTGTCGGCGTTCGAGATCGTCATCAAGTCGCCGGGCATCAGCCCGAACACCCCCGTGGCGGTCGCCGCAACCGAGGCGGGCACCCGTTTCATCGGCGGCACCGGCCTATGGTTCGGCGAACACGCCGGCGACGATGGCGTGGTGGCGCATACGTTCTGCGTCACCGGCACCAAGGGGAAGAGCACGACCACCTCGCTGCTGGCACACCTGCTGCGCGCGGCCGGAAAGCGAACGGTGCTGGCCGGCAACATCGGCCTGCCGATGCTGGAAGTGCTGGACCCGCAGCCGGCGCCGGACGAGTGGGCGATCGAACTGTCCAGCTACCAGACCGGCGATGTTGCGGCCAGTGGCGCACACCCGGATGTGGCGATCGTGCTGAACCTGTTTCCCGAACACCTGGACTGGCACGGCAGCGAGGCGCGCTACATCGAGGACAAGCTGAAGCTCGTCACCGCCGCGCGTCCCCGCATCGCCGTGCTCAACGCGGCCGATCCGCGTCTGGCCGCGCTCGAGCTGCCGCATAGCGATGTGCGCTGGTTCAACCGTGCCGACGGCTGGCACCTGCGCGAGGACGACCTGTACCGCGGCGACGTGTTCGTGATGGACACCCGTCCACTGCCGCTGCCCGGGCGCCACAACCGCAGCAACCTGTGCGCCGTGCTGACGGCGCTCGAAGCGCGCGGCATCGATGCGTTGCCGCTGGCCGCGCATGCGCAGTCGTTCCGCCCGCTGCCCAACCGCCTGCAGGCGATGGGTACACGCGATGGCATCACCTGGGTCAACGATTCGATCAGCACCACGCCGCACGCCACGCTGGCCGCGCTCGAGTGTTTCGCCGGTCGCCGCATCGCGCTGCTGGTCGGCGGCCACGACCGGGGCGTGGACTGGTCCGATTTCGCGGCGCACATGCGCCACGATGCGCCGGCCACGATCATCACGATGGGTGCCAACGGCCCGCGCATCCACGCGTTGCTCGCACCCGTGGCCCGCGAGGGCGGCTTCTCATTGATCGCCGTGGAGACGTTGCCGGAAGCGACAGCGGCCGCGCGCGAGGCGCTGGGCGACGACGGCGTCGTCCTGCTCTCGCCGGGTGCGCCCAGCTTCGGTCAGTACCGCGACTACGTGGCACGCGGCCGGCATTTCGCCGAACTCGCCGGCTTCGATCCGGACGCCATCACCTCGATTCCCGGTCTGGGTACCGGTTGA
- a CDS encoding glycosyltransferase 87 family protein has product MKPRAELVLASGVLAFALAMAALVFVGDPERVLSSEGAMSILAFALPAALSAALAAWVLGLKERRARTENRAWRPGGMTLRVVASSFLMYAILSTFAMLALASFEDYSLLRMLREAATFAGLVLGFAIVLGAVPAFVLEYFVCRRYLRRVAVAISGTA; this is encoded by the coding sequence ATGAAGCCGCGCGCTGAGCTCGTCCTGGCCAGTGGCGTGCTCGCGTTCGCGCTGGCAATGGCCGCGCTCGTGTTCGTGGGCGACCCCGAGCGTGTGCTCAGCAGTGAGGGCGCAATGAGTATCCTGGCGTTCGCGCTGCCTGCGGCTCTGTCCGCGGCGCTGGCGGCATGGGTGCTGGGATTGAAAGAGCGGCGAGCACGGACCGAGAACCGGGCTTGGCGACCCGGAGGCATGACGCTACGAGTGGTGGCATCGTCATTTCTGATGTACGCCATCCTGTCGACCTTCGCCATGCTTGCGCTCGCTTCTTTCGAGGACTATTCCTTGCTTCGGATGCTGCGAGAAGCCGCCACGTTCGCAGGGCTCGTGCTGGGTTTCGCGATCGTGCTCGGCGCCGTCCCCGCCTTTGTCCTTGAATATTTTGTTTGCCGTCGCTATTTGCGGCGGGTCGCTGTCGCCATTTCGGGTACCGCATGA